A region of the Polynucleobacter sp. MWH-Braz-FAM2G genome:
TGACGGAATAATCACTTCGATAGCGTAGGGCAGTTTGGGCTATTAATGCTGAATCAGCCGAGCCAACTAGGCCTGAAAAGGTAAAGCGCTGCCCAGCCCGCGGTGCGGGTATGGGGGGTACAAGATTTAATGCATCTGACATCTATGCTCATTATAGAATCAGGCATGAGCACTGAAAATCATTCAAACAAGAAATGCCATGCGCTTCTACCAACAGCGGGTACAGGTTCCCGTCTTGGCGGTGAGCTGCCCAAGCAGTTTCAGATGCTTGCTGGCAAGCCTATGCTTTCTTATGCGCTTGATGCATTTCTAAAATCCCCTCGTATACAGACGATTTGGATAGGGGTGAGCCCTGGATTTATTGAGAATCCGATTTTGAAGACGATTGCCGCTACCAATAGCGATATTCATTTTTTACCAACAGGTGGCCCAACAAGGCAAGAAACAGTACGCAATACATTAGCTGCAATGCTGAAGGCTGGTATAGCTGAGGATGACTGGATTTTGGTTCATGATGCCGCTAGGCCTGGGATAACACCCGCATTAATCGAGAAGTTAATTCATTCTGTAGAGGGATCTAGTGCTGGAGGCATTTTGGCAGTTCCCCTTGCCGATACCCTTAAGCAAGCAGATCTTGATTCGGTTATTGCGGGAAATATTCCGCATTCAGAAAGAACTATTCCACGCGAACATCTCTGGCAAGCGCAAACTCCGCAAATGTTTGGTTTAAAACAATTGCATGATGCTCTTGAGAATGCAATTCGTCTTGAGGCAGATGTGACCGATGAAGCAAGCGCAATTGAATTGGCTGGCGCCAAACCATTATTGATAGAAGGTGCAGCGCGTAACTTCAAGGTTACCCATCCCGCGGATTGGGAATTAATGCAACTGCTACTCAGTTCAG
Encoded here:
- the ispD gene encoding 2-C-methyl-D-erythritol 4-phosphate cytidylyltransferase; this translates as MSTENHSNKKCHALLPTAGTGSRLGGELPKQFQMLAGKPMLSYALDAFLKSPRIQTIWIGVSPGFIENPILKTIAATNSDIHFLPTGGPTRQETVRNTLAAMLKAGIAEDDWILVHDAARPGITPALIEKLIHSVEGSSAGGILAVPLADTLKQADLDSVIAGNIPHSERTIPREHLWQAQTPQMFGLKQLHDALENAIRLEADVTDEASAIELAGAKPLLIEGAARNFKVTHPADWELMQLLLSSVTK